A part of Acidicapsa ligni genomic DNA contains:
- a CDS encoding O-antigen ligase family protein, with amino-acid sequence MAYLFLIPLLITLYLAVQGKEEKAFLYVFLPCLFVLPEYYAIRLPHLPPFSAAEGALLPIGVSLGLKSIGKWKFRRMDLWVALYLLSMGASELLREQDVKSGLLLYANTLIILIPAYIVGRRVIEPHLRLKTVKMIVMMLLALTPFILFEYRMGQSPWLLIGNTIFRLDEAWFVQMRGGHARIAAAFGDTILAGIVFAVVLLLNSWLVYVNKTGRLATLGANFAKYEKWHLPGFVLFGFLYLTQSRGPLMSVGVGFLILCIPRFRNMKIGAAIVGTILLIGGISAYSYFQSYTSVSEDKVTDERQSSAIYRVLLLQAYKPVVEAGGLLGYGILNHPTVNGQGSIDNNYLLIELSQGQLGFYTFLLIIGESGFTLLGFAARFRRREDTVFAYCMLGALTAVFFSLTTVYMGEQIPLITFFLLGWSQSLQEERVHNSAPEPVPTRFLFRRVLT; translated from the coding sequence TTGGCCTATCTATTTCTAATTCCGTTGCTCATCACGCTCTACCTTGCTGTTCAGGGTAAGGAAGAAAAAGCGTTCCTGTATGTTTTTCTGCCTTGCCTGTTCGTGTTGCCCGAGTACTATGCAATTCGTTTACCTCATCTTCCCCCGTTCTCTGCCGCCGAGGGTGCGCTTCTTCCTATTGGTGTCTCACTCGGACTCAAGTCAATAGGTAAGTGGAAGTTCCGCCGGATGGATTTGTGGGTTGCGCTCTACTTGCTTTCCATGGGTGCAAGCGAATTGTTACGTGAGCAGGACGTTAAGAGTGGTCTGCTCCTCTATGCCAACACGCTCATCATCCTTATTCCTGCGTACATTGTCGGCCGGCGCGTGATCGAGCCGCATCTGCGCCTTAAAACGGTGAAGATGATTGTGATGATGCTGCTTGCTCTCACCCCCTTCATCTTGTTTGAATATCGTATGGGGCAGAGTCCCTGGCTACTCATCGGCAACACTATATTTCGGCTGGATGAAGCATGGTTCGTACAAATGCGCGGCGGCCACGCCCGTATCGCAGCCGCTTTTGGCGACACAATTTTGGCCGGAATCGTCTTTGCAGTTGTTCTCCTTCTCAACAGTTGGCTAGTCTACGTCAATAAGACAGGAAGGCTGGCAACTCTTGGCGCTAACTTCGCTAAATATGAAAAATGGCATCTGCCTGGCTTCGTGCTCTTTGGGTTTCTTTATCTGACACAATCCCGCGGCCCGTTGATGAGCGTAGGGGTTGGCTTCCTCATCCTGTGCATCCCGAGATTTCGCAACATGAAGATCGGCGCGGCCATCGTGGGAACGATTCTGCTCATCGGCGGAATCTCCGCCTATAGCTACTTCCAAAGCTATACATCCGTAAGCGAGGACAAAGTCACGGACGAACGCCAGTCGAGCGCTATCTATCGTGTGCTCCTCTTGCAAGCCTATAAACCAGTCGTAGAGGCTGGCGGCCTGCTCGGTTATGGAATACTGAATCACCCCACCGTCAACGGTCAGGGCTCTATCGATAACAACTACCTGTTGATCGAGCTCAGCCAGGGGCAATTGGGCTTCTATACATTCCTGCTCATTATCGGCGAGTCAGGATTCACTCTCCTCGGCTTCGCCGCTCGCTTTAGAAGAAGGGAAGACACCGTATTCGCCTACTGCATGCTGGGCGCGCTTACTGCTGTATTCTTTAGTCTCACAACCGTATACATGGGAGAACAGATTCCTCTAATCACGTTCTTCCTGCTTGGTTGGAGTCAGTCCCTTCAAGAGGAGCGAGTCCACAACTCAGCTCCTGAACCAGTTCCCACACGCTTTCTCTTTCGGCGTGTACTTACCTAG